In one Juglans regia cultivar Chandler chromosome 11, Walnut 2.0, whole genome shotgun sequence genomic region, the following are encoded:
- the LOC108991331 gene encoding non-structural maintenance of chromosomes element 1 homolog, translating to MSELSWRHQTLIQALLSRGPLKDDEFHSIFTALTGKNSGAHKRLFDEYLLKINKSLSYVQCELRGFRNQYDGQIYYGVVNNISDEQSKLGTKYSVPQIAFFKAIIEAILQDAAAEGSISDIDVLNIRLETQVLTGTGSQSQGGPTQVPPALKNFSISQKQKALDELVRDQWLTRTPDGNIGLGVRSFLDLRSYFRNNDIPPCQVCNEAGVKAELCQNESCTVRVHKYCLKKLFSQRKGERVCPSCGTQWHYVAPKPELIEEENEAEAPTQSQPPSGSKRKRLESSKPGDANAVRTGPSQASRPTSDLRRTTRSTTRSK from the exons ATGTCGGAGCTGAGCTGGAGACACCAGACCCTCATTCAAGCTTTGTTATCACGTGGCCCTCTCAAGGACGATGAGTTCCATTCCATCTTCACCGCCCTCACTGGCAAAAACTCAg GTGCTCATAAACGGCTATTTGATGAATACCTCCTGAAGATAAATAAGTCACTTTCTTATGTTCAGTGTGAGTTACGGGGCTTCCGAAACCAATACGATGGACAGATTTACTATGGGGTGGTCAATAATATTTCTGACGAACAGTCCAAGCTGGGAACGAAATATTCGGTTCCCCAGATTGCTTTCTTCAAGGCAATT ATAGAAGCAATTCTGCAAGATGCCGCAGCGGAAGGTAGCATATCTGACATCGATGTCCTTAATATACGGTTGGAGACTCAG GTTTTGACTGGCACAGGATCGCAATCACAGGGCGGTCCAACTCAAGTCCCTCCTGCACTTAAGAATTTCTCAATATCTCAGAAGCAAAAAGCTCTGGATGAACTTGTGCGGGATCAGTGGCTTACTCGTACCCCTGATGGTAACATCGGACTTGGTGTCAGATCCTTTCTTGATCTGCGCAGCTATTTCCGTAATAACGATATTCCTCCATGTCAAGTATGCAACGAAGCTGGAGTGAAG GCAGAGTTGTGCCAGAATGAATCTTGTACAGTCCGAGTTCACAAGTACTGCCTAAAGAagttattttctcaaagaaag GGTGAAAGAGTTTGTCCAAGTTGCGGGACTCAATGGCATTATGTAGCACCTAAACCGGAGCTCATAGAGGAAGAGAACGAGGCAGAAGCACCCACCCAGAGCCAGCCACCGTCAGGATCTAAAAGAAAGAGGCTTGAAAGCAGCAAGCCCGGCGATGCAAATGCAGTTCGAACGGGTCCCTCTCAAGCTTCTAGACCTACTTCTGATCTGAGAAGAACAACCCGAAGTACCACCCGTTCAAAGTAA
- the LOC108991334 gene encoding subtilisin-like protease SBT3.17 — protein MGLRIRSFSSLFSTFPLLLSLLLLISVAMAESAPTTKPGDSSPSSSSASVQIVYTERPQGEDPEAFHIRTLTAVLGSEEAAKEALLYSYKTAASGFSAKLTPDQVSQISKQPGVLQVVPSRMMQLHSGPGKLH, from the exons ATGGGTCTGCGAATTAGAAGCTTTTCATCTCTGTTTTCGACATTTCCGCTGCTTTTATCCTTGTTGCTGTTGATTTCGGTCGCAATGGCCGAGTCTGCTCCCACCACCAAGCCTGGTGATTCTTCTCCTTCATCGTCTTCAGCGTCGGTCCAAATCGTGTACACAGAAAGGCCCCAGGGCGAGGATCCCGAGGCTTTCCACATCCGTACCCTAACCGCCGTCCTCGGcag TGAGGAGGCTGCAAAAGAGGCTCTGTTGTATAGTTACAAGACTGCCGCTAGTGGATTCTCCGCTAAGCTTACCCCCGACCAGGTTTCCCAAATTTCAA AACAACCCGGTGTTCTTCAGGTTGTCCCAAGCCGTATGATGCAGCTACATTCAGGACCTGGGAAGCTGCACTGA